One Prinia subflava isolate CZ2003 ecotype Zambia chromosome 9, Cam_Psub_1.2, whole genome shotgun sequence DNA segment encodes these proteins:
- the LRRTM3 gene encoding leucine-rich repeat transmembrane neuronal protein 3 isoform X3 produces the protein MGFNVIRLLSGSAVALVIAPTVLLTMLSSAERGCPKGCRCEGKMVYCESQKLQEIPSSISAGCLGLSLRYNSLQKLKYNQFKGLNQLTWLYLDHNHISNIDENAFSGIRRLKELILSSNRISYFLNNTFRPVTNLRNLDLSYNQLQSLGSEQFRGLRKLLSLHLRSNSLRTIPVRIFQDCRNLELLDLGYNRIRSLARNVFAGMIRLKELHLEHNQFSKLNLALFPRLVSLQNLYLQWNKISVIGQTMSWTWSSLQRLDLSGNEIEAFSGPSVFQCVPNLQRLNLDSNKLTFIGQEILDSWISLNDISLAGNIWECSRNICSLVNWLKSFRGLRENTIICASPKELQGVNVIDAVKNYSICGKSTTERFELARALPKPTFKPKLTRPKHDSKAPLPPTIGATAASSEPEHDAEHISFHKIIAGSVALFLSVLVILLVIYVSWKRYPASMKQLQQRSLMRRHRKKKRQSLKQMTPSTQEFYVDYKPTNTETSEMLLNGTGPCTYNKSGSRECEV, from the exons ATGG gtTTCAATGTAATTAGGCTACTGAGCGGATCAGCTGTAGCTCTGGTAATAGCCCCTACTGTATTACTGACAATGCTTTCTTCTGCTGAACGAGGATGCCCTAAGGGCTGTAGGTGTGAAGGCAAAATGGTATATTGTGAATCTCAGAAATTGCAGGAGATTCCCTCAAGTATATCTGCTGGTTGTTTAGGTTTGTCCCTTCGCTATAACAGCCTCCAAAAACTAAAATACAATCAATTTAAAGGTCTTAATCAACTCACCTGGCTCTATTTAGACCATAACCACATCAGCAATATTGACGAAAATGCTTTCAGTGGAATACGCAGACTAAAAGAGTTGATCTTGAGTTCCAACAGAATCTCCTATTTTCTTAATAATACCTTCAGACCTGTGACAAACCTCCGGAATTTGGATCTGTCATACAATCAGCTGCAGTCTCTGGGATCTGAACAGTTCAGGGGCTTAAGGAAGCTGCTGAGTTTACATTTGCGCTCCAATTCCCTAAGAACCATCCCTGTTCGAATATTTCAAGATTGCAGGAACCTTGAACTGTTGGACCTGGGTTACAATCGCATCCGAAGTTTAGCAAGGAATGTCTTTGCAGGTATGATCAGACTGAAAGAGCTTCATCTGGAGCACAATCAATTTTCTAAGCTCAACCTGGCACTTTTTCCAAGGCTAGTCAGCCTTCAGAACCTTTATTTACAGTGGAATAAAATCAGTGTGATAGGACAAACTATGTCCTGGACCTGGAGCTCATTACAAAGACTTGATTTATCTGGCAATGAAATAGAAGCTTTCAGTGGACCTAGTGTTTTTCAGTGTGTGCCCAATTTACAGCGCCTCAACCTGGATTCAAACAAGCTCACATTTATTGGTCAAGAAATTTTGGATTCTTGGATATCTCTCAATGACATCAGCCTTGCCGGGAATATATGGGAATGCAGCAGAAACATTTGCTCTCTGGTAAACTGGCTTAAAAGTTTCAGAGGGCTGAGggaaaatacaattatttgTGCCAGCCCCAAAGAGCTGCAAGGGGTGAACGTTATTGATGCAGTGAAAAACTACAGCATCTGTGGCAAGAGCACCACGGAAAGGTTTGAACTAGCACGAGCTCTCCCAAAGCCAACGTTTAAACCAAAACTCACCAGGCCTAAACACGACAGCAAGGCCCCTCTGCCCCCAACCATCGGAGCCACGGCAGCGAGCTCCGAGCCCGAGCACGACGCCGAACACATCTCCTTCCATAAGATCATAGCAGGCAGCGTGGCTCttttcctgtctgtgctggTGATCCTGCTGGTGATCTATGTGTCATGGAAGCGCTACCCTGCCAGCatgaagcagctgcagcagcgctCGCTCATGCGAaggcacaggaaaaagaaaagacagtcGCTGAAGCAGATGACTCCAAGCACACAGGAATTCTATGTAGATTACAAACCCACCAACACTGAAACCAGTGAGATGCTGCTGAACGGAACAGGACCCTGCACGTATAACAAATCAGGCTCCAGGGAATGCGAG